aaatttttcatgaaggaagatgcaAGGTTattatgagataaaatagaatcatattgggTGAACATATTTAACCTAAATAGATTGAagttaccctatgagggtaacacacatatAACAAGGCCATTGGACGAGCATAAATTAAGTTACTTTTAGTGGATAATGACTTAATAATATAGTAATTAATAGATGAAGATttggaacttaattacaaattatttgagccctaattatgtatataataaatctctaaattttctcaaaagaacaaGAGATGACTtagtgattaatttaatttctttgaattattatttaattgattggttgtaattaaacaattgaagttcaatgtgaaaattaaattaagtagtCATCGCAGCTTTAAGGAACGAGAAAAATTTATCCACTCATAAATTCTAGTATAGTAAAGTAGTCATGactttaatgaaattagaattgaatgagaaaataattgaattaattaattaattaattagtattttaggAATAGAAAACTAGTTATTGGTTTCtataaattatatgagttagtTTAAAAACTAGATAACACATATAACGGGCGGCACCTAGAGTTTCTAAAAAGGCGGTGCCGCCACCCCACTAAGCAGTCCCAATGGGACTCGGTGCTTtgtactaaaatattataactttgtCTCTTCTTACTCAAGTAGAGCTTAATTTGCCTTATAATGTTTATGTGTGGAATAATGAAAGATAAAATAGTAGTTGAAAATGCATATGAGGTATGTTTTATAACTTGGTGTGATTTGGTATTATGTTATAGTAagtgtatatgtattttatgcTATTGAATAAGTGGTACAACTGGTaccaaatggtaagttttagtaaatgatttacatgttgtgtaTTAATGCGATTAGACATAAAAGTTAGTTGATTACTTGGTTACATAGTATATATGGTTAAACATAATTGTATTGATCATTTAAgatgcctaagggcatattgatTTTATGTGAATATACTACATATTTAGGGATTGATTTTAGATGCTATAATATGACTTGTTTATATACACAATATTGATTGTAGGTTGACACCAAATTgagtgagaaaaatggcttataaaatagcttattttcatccacacggtcagagacacgagcgtgtatcttagtcgtgtgtgacacacggtcaggtgacatggccgtgtgtctccTGTGGCTTGTAAAGGTTTGCAAGTTAGTAtgttcacatggcctagcacacgggcgtatggtTTGGCCACGTGACCCCtgtagttttgaaaattttaatgtattccAAAAAATTTCCTGAGTTTCTGAattagtcccgacttatttctaacGCGTATTTTAGGCCTCGAGGCCTCTagtaagggacaatatgtatgagtttgattggtttctgacatgaatgttatgttatatgaaatgataaaatttctttctgtttgatctgtaaactccggtaatgctctgtaacccggTTTTGGCGAGGGATAcaggttgggggtgttacattaggggtgagcaaaatccaATTCGAatcgaaaataaatttttcaaattttgaattaaatagttcgagttatttgagttaatcaagttatttggataaacttgaataaaaaattaaatttttttggtttaactcgaatatgaattacacattTCGAGTTACACGAAAAtcagaataagaaaagacaaaacTACGCCGTTTTAATAAGCGtttaccttttctaaagttaaaagtcaaaaccattgagttaaaaggcaaaactacgttgttgtgataaatgtttacttattaagttaaaagtcaaaaccattatattgtgtatgtagttaaataattttgtattttgtttactagttaaataatcggttCATGTAAAcacaacattgagtataaataataggattcgttaactcaactcgacttgactcgaaatttttttgactcgattcgatctgattcgaaaaaaaatcaatttgagtTCGATTGCTAAAATAGAATTCGTCAACTCCactaacttgaatttttttactcgatttaaCTCGACTTGATCGAATACTCATTTCTATTATCAACAATACTTAGCGGCAGTCGAAACTACTCTTAACAACTTCTTAAACTCaaattgaatttgcttacaaatATCAACCTTAATTCTTTCACGAATCACTTGAGTAACATGAGCTTcacctaaaaagaaaatgaacccaaaatgaaaaggaaatggtaTATATTCTAGcgaaattatatatacatggtTAAAAGTTGGAAAAGTTGAAATCTGATGTGACATTGCAAAAGCCTCAGCCTGACTATCACCGACTTTGAATATAGCTTCAACTGTTTCACTATATGTGACGTCCCCTACACCACAGCTAATTGCAGGTTGCGTGGCATGTTTGCACTTTAGGggaaaaattttacataaatattgtATCATTATTTACTACAATTCTTTTtggtaataataattttgttgaaagattagatattttccaaatttgtaatttgtaatttttgaagtgtataattatattaaatctcaaataattaattatataaagtatatatatttttcataaatttatattttaaatttcaaattaatatttccaAATATATCATACATGATATCATATGTACCACctgaacaaattaattattttaaccaaagaagaaaataaggtAGAGCAGGCATTACTTGTGTAACTATGCCTAAAACAATACCTCATTAGTTAAGAAACTACTTCGTCTAAAACAATACCTCACTAGATACTACATGTAACTATGTCTAGGGTACGTCCTTTGTCAACTCATTTCTTCTATATGTTTAGCATGTGaacaattatcaaattttattgaatCCACTTAGAGACCCCTCAATAAGATAGCGaatttattaatcatatttaaatacaCAAGTAAAAGCCATCATGACGTACCTATCAGTTCTCCCTAGAAAATCACATGTACGACCGACTTGAGACCATATAAACCTTCTCCGCTACTTAGATTCTGCTATTACACTTCCAAACATTTAAATTCtaccaaattcatcaaaaaccattttatttttttaccaaatCACTGGAATAACTTTAAGACGGATTTACACATTTTCACTTAAACCGACACCAACCTCCAGCATCAATTCTCATAttcacaaatatttatatgattttataattaaattaaactacaaaaatatttttgataatttaattttaatttaattcaataagaaTGGCccaaagtataaaaatatatttataattgattacacttttaataaaagtaaattattgTAAATTCATACATCACAAATAAAATTGCTCGTATAATTCCAActtataaaatgaattttagaaTAAACACCAAGTGCAGTGGCGCCACTAGATCACCATTAGAGCTTAAGGaagctttaaaatattaatgaattctAACCATCACCGACACTCTAGCAGGCTGATTTGGAATGGTTGAAAACCTTGCCTCATCCCATTGACAATCTCAggacagcaaaaaaaaaaaagtaataattgTAATTGAAATATGGATTATAATCACTGGCAAGAGACTTTATTTAACCCACAAACCGGTTTAAAACTGATGCATAGTTTTCggttatatttagaaaataaacaaaatatgcactgattttgaattcttttgtgaacttaaaataattttattattgaataaattttattataaaaaactaattactagtaattttaaaaaattataactaattaACTATATCAACAATtctaatcaaaatataatatgtaaGCTAAAGTGCCCATAAAACCTTGAATACCTATAAAATTTTGAGCGCTGAAATTCGAATTCACCATCTTGaaaatataatctaatataATGTCTGATAGACAAGAAACAAAGAGACCTCCATGATGAGGGGATGGTGAACCTCAATTCACGGCTTTGAAAAAACCTTGTTTACTTAGTGGTGAACATCTTGGGAAAATATTACATTAAATAACTACCATTGTCTTTGAGGAACTAACGCATACGTGTATTGATATATCTTTTATATgtcataataatttattcagccatctaattttataaaaaaattctcttaattttcatttaattatttgtctcttttaatctttaaatttatattatttgtcaaaCCATCccaaaataattagaaaattaaaatttattacatttattgatgtgacataCATATGAATTATCTTacgttaataattaattaattattttaaaaccaaaaatattaaaaatattttgttatgattttatacttttaatgattttaatatttttaactatttttatattttttgaattaaaaatgatttaattgctaCCATGTCATTCAAATGATAGTCCACATGTAAAtcacattaacaaaattaataaacaataatattaattcattttaagatgaattcacaaaaataaaaattaaaaatgacaacaaaattaaataaattactaaaaaatattattaacctAAATAATAGCATCCCCTCCTAGacgtgatcatgggccgggtggcccggcccggcccgacggactgcccgaaatatgagagggttcgggtaaaaatataaaaccaaaatatgagtttgaacaaaaaaagaagcccgtttaaaaaataaaccgaGCCTCGTGCACCACTTTTTTGCCTGAACCCGGCCCGGctcgaatatataataaatatatattttttatttttttaattttaaatacttttttattttttatttttaaaataattttttggtgtttattaaaaaaataggccgAGCCAGTCCGGGCTCgagcttaggaattttttccgAGCCGggcctagacaaaattttaagcccctATTTTAGGCCAAGCCGGGACCAGGCCTAGGATGCaggccaaaattttttctgAACCCGATCCGAACCCGGCCCaacccggcccatgatcacctctatcCCCTCCCTACAGTGGCAAACCATCCCCTAAAAAAAACTgcaatttaactatttttataaattataaaattttaaattaataataataaaattatactttttaacacccaaaatgataaaattctatataattcctaaaaaaatataaaaatataaagtattaaaatgataaaagttatattttttcttcataaaaatttataatttaattcttaatccTAAAAAATCTCGGCCCTATTCGCGTGGCTATCTCTAAATGATTTTGCGAAGGTGGTGGAAATTATTCTTAAGCACCGCTCCCAAGAAGAATGTTTGTGGGCCCTCTCCATTACATGGAAATGCACCTAGTCAAAGCTGCTAAGAGCTTCTTTGTCTTCGAATTCACATGTGTATTAGGGTTTACTGGTTTACGAATATAACTTCATGGAAATGTACTTTGCTAtacaagaaaaaacaaatgcatCTAAACACATGTAGCCTAACTACATCAAAAATCAATATTAATGACCCTAACACTGCTgttcatttaaaagaaaaaagaaaaaggtatttGCTAAGGCTGCATTAGAAAGTGGAAAAGCATGTGCAGGGATGGGGTCAGACCTAACATAAGTAATTCATTTTTTCTGGGTTATTCCTTCTCAAAATAGTACACTTGCTAATGAAGGATTGCTTTTTAAAACTGGGGAGGAGTTGGAAGAATCTCTCAAAACCCAGAAGTTGCTGATAGGACCCGACATTTTATGACCTGTTTGACAAgccaaaaagagagaaagagaaacaaaaaagtAATGCTGCAGAGGACTGACGCCGATCATTCCAACTCACTCGACCTCAACCAAAGTACTAATACACAAAATCCATGTTTATAACTAAGTACACCAATCACAATTTCTTAATTCAACCAAAGTCATTATCTGCCCATCAAACTGCTAATTACATTGTTTTTCGGCTACCTAACAACATGGCACACACTATTAGAAGATCAACAACCAGGGTGTAACCAAAATCATAGTGCAATCCAATCCCAAGAAGCAGCAAGTAACCAAGAACTTTTAGTTCCTCTCGTCTTTTCGATTAATGCCTGGTGCCTAGTCGCATAGTTTACTgctctttttatatttatgcaCACACACACCACTTGATGTCAACCTTTTGAAGCCGTCCTAAAAGAAGCTTCAAACACCCACACTGATCAAAGAGTAGAGAAAGGTACTACTACAGCACAACAATACAAGTAAAAAGGGAATCAAACGAGCTCGTAAAAAGCTAACCATTTCCCAAAAGTACCTGCTGTTAGTAATCAAACTAGTCACCGATTATGTAAGAAGGAAAGCATGAAGTCCAACTTCGTCCTGTTAAACCATGTTACTTTTGGATGTTCCTATCACCAATGTCCTCCCCCCAACATCCCATTCCAGTAACCGGTAGATTCTCCTTGTCCTCTATTCTGCTCCAATTCGTTAGCATTGCTCGGAACCAGCTTTAATTCCTCCATAGGAAAGAAAAGCCTTGCACCACTTTCCTCGACCCCTTGAAGATTCCCGTAGCCAGTTTCCAGTCCATCAAGGGAAAAATTCAGAGTCGGTTTGAAGTCTTGCATTGGAAACCCACTTGAGTATACCGTATTAGAATCAGAAACCGACATCGACATGAACGAACTCAAGCCTCTTGAATTAATACCAGTCTTCAAGAGCTCCATAGCATTGAGATGAGTTGAAGAGGAGGTAGAGTTCCGATGGTCGCTTTTGTGGCTGTAGGGCACCTCAACGAACTTTGGCAAGCTATTATAGTCCTCGGTTGGTGGTGGGTAAGCTAGGTTAAGGTCTTGACCTTCatggattttagggttttgaggAGTAGGTGGGGTTGTTAGATCACCAAGCTTTTTCGATGAAGCTGGTGGTCGtggtggtgatgatgatgataaagcCCTCTTGTTCTTCCTTGAACCACCTCCAACAGGAACATTCCTGAGGGAGCCACCTTCAGTCCAATACCTTCGACAAGTCTTGCAGAAATATCTTGGCTGAGAAAGACTGTAGTTATTATAGTAACAAAACTTGGTGTTGGTTGAATTGCACCTGGGACAGTTCAAAGCGTGATCGTTTTGAGGTCTAGTCCTTCTCTCTACCATACCTCTTGAAGCTTCCATGGGCTTAACTACCTCAATTCcctgaaatttttaaaaagacgaggtaaaaataaacaaaagaaagggGAAAAAGCCATGACTTCATGATCAAAGAAAGgtgttttgtttcaaaaagtaaatagattaaaaagagagagagagagagagagagatgaaataagaaacaaaacaagACGGAGAAAAGCAAAGGACGCTGCTTTGTAGTCGAAAGATTATACAaccaacaaaaacaaataaaaatagtattttttttatcagaTGGTGGAAAAAGAATGATAAAGAAAAGTGCAGTACTTTCccaaaggaaaatatatatatatgaaagatCTTAAACggcagcaacaaaaattcaaCCATTAGTGGTGGCTGAGCAACATCATCtcataccaaaaaaaaaaaaaagcgaaACTTTAAAGCAAGTAATCAACGaaaaagaaccctcaaaactcAAAGGTAATAGCTTTTAAAAACTCAACCCAGGAAACAGAAAATCATGATTTCatgtgaagaaaaagaaaaaaagaaaaaggagaccCTTATTTACCTGCGGCCTCTGAGCACTATCCATGGATAAAAGAGTGAGAAAAGGTggaaaaggaaagggaaaagcTATGGAGTATTCAAAGAGATGAAATTACCCACTTCGCTAGGAAGAGCTGGTcttaaaagccaaaaaaactgAAACACAGAGAAATTTGTGGTGAGGTTCCATGTGCTGGCCTACTACTAATATGATatgaaagagagagaaagagagcgCACTTGAAACAGGGACACATTTGTCAGCTGCTGTTATTTCATTATCATTAGAAAAGAGGGGAAAAAAATGGTATTATAAGATTATAAAAATGGGAAATTCGTGTACATTGCTTGCATACATGGGTTTTTTGGTTTTCTGAATAAAAAGGATTCTTAAATACTTGCAGTAGTCAATTACTTATCAATCTCGTTCTTTGTTGGGATGTGTTAGTGCGTTTACGCTGTAGACTTTAGTTGGTTCTTTTCTGACCAGAGAGAATGAAACTTGAAGAGTGAGATTCCTCTCAGCGTTGAAAAATCTGGAACGAACCTGTCGGTTGGATTAGTTTAAAATtgttctttaaaatattttcaaattatacaaCATTGTATTGTTggattttttatatgaaaatggtagattttaTTTAGTTCCTTATCGAAATAGTTGTAGGGATATCTCgctttttataataataaaaatataattttattattttaatagtttatattttataattttaaaagattaaatctaattttattacGTTTTAGGgataaaagtgtaattttatcattactaatttaaaattttataaattataaaaagcctaaatgaaaaaaaaatcattttaggggGTCCGGGGCTCTTGTTATCCCCCCCTTGGCTCCACCACTGTGGATATCATAACATTCATAGTTATgattttgaaaaggaaaaaaaatcgaGTAAATTACTCTAACAGTTACTCAATTTTGATGCAACTGATAAAACAATAATTCTaatttcaattcagtcactcaactttcaaaaaataacaaattagtcATCTGTACCATTTTTCGTTACAGACATAACGAAAAGTTGACCCGTTATTTAACTGGCTACGTTGCCATCCTAGCTGTCGTTTAAAGGGCTAGTTGGACAGTACAAGCAGGagacaagaaagaagaagaagaagaagaagaagaagaagaagaagaagaaaaagaagaaaagtgataagtgataaaagtaaaatattttaatctagTTCTTAAAGCGTTTTTggattatatttattcaaattagtgaattttatgcttctaatcatttaaattcatgtttctatacttaggagaccatttgggagcaaaatgagcaaaaaaaGAAGCTAAAATCGGACAAATAGAGCAAATTTTAGGAGCCACACGAGCTGGGCCTTCCCACACGGGCTGGACAAACGGCCATGTGCCAGACTGTGTCGATTTCGCAAGTCGCATTCTAAACATGCGGAAAAACGTAATTTTTAAGCTTTTCgggcattctaaagtctataaataccaaatagaagaagaTAATAGGGAGCCATCAAAGagtattgaagaaaacaactcgaagaacaccattgaAACCAACTCTGAAGTAggtttccatcaagattgaagatttctttttaatttcttttaagttctttatgagtttctttatctCTTGTAGTTATactgactttgagatgtttttatttacaattatgaATTAATTCTCTAGATACCTAGGAAggtgaaccctatgatgaattctattatttgatttatttttttacacgataaatacttgattcttgttcttaGTTATGTGTGTTTAtctattgttttaataattttcgaatgttatttcatgtttaatatgcttaaatcagaggaggaaaagtccctgtttaagagtaggtTTAgaataattgagtggagttgcatgcaatcctagaaatatgacgacataaatctaccggattagagtcaaatctaataggagaattcatagattgagttaatgcgataataggggttttaattagaaataaatttcaattaatcaacctagagtcaattgCTCTTAATCTTGAAAGAGATCTTACCATTATTTAGTGAGTTAGTCTAGGTGGATTCATTCCTGTGTATTGTTTAGCTTCTtggttattattaaattgttttccTGATTTATTCTCTGCTGaattctttagttaattaatttagtatattttagCTTAAACCAgtcactccaatttgtcggttaaataataggaaaacaataattactagtacttttagtccccATGGATACGATATCTCTACTCACtgtagctatactatttatcgataggtgtgcttgcctttgtcgtatttttagttagttttgtgACTATCAAGGTTTTTTGGCGCCATTGCCGATGACtgaaatattagaaaaattttatttctattaatttagccatttttattttattttattttaatatttttgttttaatttattttttcttttgtttgcttcTGGCAGGTTTttttggtttatgactagaGGAAACTCGTTGGGACCATTGCTTTTTGATAATAAGATTAGAAGTATTGCTCGCAGAAATCGTAAAGAGGCTAGAGAAGTAAGACAATGTGAATAGAATATAGTAGACGAACAAGAGGAAAACAATATTACTAAGTAGATGGGTGATAATCAGAATATTTAGCTACCTCCTGTAGATCTTGTTCCTCGTACTTGTATGATTTTACCAAGCTCACTCTGATTGAGgctgaatcgagtattgtgaGACCTACCATTGCTGCAAATAATTTCAACGTGAAGTCGAACACAATTTAGATGGTACAACAATATGTTTAGTTCGACGGTTTGCAAGATGAAGATCCAAATACCCATTTGGCTAATTTTCTAGAGATTTATGACACTTTCAAAATTAATGGTGCCACTGATGACGCCATTCGCTTATGGTTGTTCCCGTTCTCATTAAAGAACAAGGCAAAACAGCGGTTAAATTCTTTACCACGAGGTTCTATCACTACTTGTGCTCAAATGACCGAGAAGTTTCTCTTGAAGTACTTCCCACCGGCTAAAACaactaagttgaggaatgacatTTCTTCCTTTGCCCAGATCGatttagag
The Gossypium raimondii isolate GPD5lz chromosome 8, ASM2569854v1, whole genome shotgun sequence DNA segment above includes these coding regions:
- the LOC105791221 gene encoding dof zinc finger protein DOF4.6; protein product: MDSAQRPQGIEVVKPMEASRGMVERRTRPQNDHALNCPRCNSTNTKFCYYNNYSLSQPRYFCKTCRRYWTEGGSLRNVPVGGGSRKNKRALSSSSPPRPPASSKKLGDLTTPPTPQNPKIHEGQDLNLAYPPPTEDYNSLPKFVEVPYSHKSDHRNSTSSSTHLNAMELLKTGINSRGLSSFMSMSVSDSNTVYSSGFPMQDFKPTLNFSLDGLETGYGNLQGVEESGARLFFPMEELKLVPSNANELEQNRGQGESTGYWNGMLGGGHW